The window ACATTCGGCAGGCCGACGATTCCGATCGTGAGCGACACGTTGGCGACTTCCCGTAGCTGGAGGGGGCGGCGGCCCGGGGATGGGCCGTCGGACAGTTTACTTTCCGATGAGTGGCGCTCGTTGTACGCGTGTCCGGGCCCTCGGTCAGGGGCCTCCCCGCCTAGTTTGGTGGGGTGGAGCACTACAGGACGCGTTCAGTACGTCACCCGCGGGGGCAGGTCCCGAGACAGCAGGCCCCGGGGGCGGCTCGCCCGGCGGGGACGGCCCCTGCCCGGCGGCGGCTGCCCCGGCCGCGGCTGACGGGCCTCGGTGGCGGGCTCTTCGCGTGCGTGGCGATGGCGGTGGTCGCGGGGATCGTCTGGCTGCTGTTCGACGCGTCCCTGTTCGCGTACGGGCTGCTCTTCCTGCCCGTGGCCGCCACGACCGCGCTCTGGGTGCGCCCCGCCGACCTGATCACCGCCCCCATCAGCGCCCCGATCGCGTTCGCGGTCGGGGTCTGGCCCGTCTCCGGGGGGTCCGGTGGCATCGGCGGGCAGCTGATGGGGATCGTCTCGGCGTTGTCCCTGCACGCCGGCTGGCTGTACGCGGGCACGGTCCTCGCGGCCCTGATCGCACTGGTGCGCAAGGCCGTGCTGATCGGGAAGCGCCGCATGCCCCGCCGGGTGGTCTGAGCCCACTCCGCCGTGACCTGACGGCCACCCCCGACCGCGCCGCCAGGCCCGTGATCGGCAAGATCCGAAAGAGCCGGCCTAGGTCGAGGCGCCGCGGGCGGCCATCGCCGCTCCGACGATGCCCGCGTTGTTCTGGAGCTTCGCCGGCACGATCTCCGCGCGGATGCCCTCGATCAGTGGCAGGAACTTCTCCGGCTTGCGGCTGACGCCGCCCCCGAGGATGAAGAGCTCCGGGGAGAACAGCATCTCCACGTGTTCCAGGTACTTCTGGAGCCGGTGCGCCCAGCGCTCCCAGGTGAGGTCGTGGTCCTCCTTGGCCTTGACCGACGCGCGCTTCTCCGCGTCGTGGCCGTGGAGTTCCAGGTGACCCAGTTCGGTGTTGGGGACGAGTCGGCCGTCCGTGAAGAGCGCGCTGCCGATGCCGGTGCCCAGGGTGAGCAGGATGACGGTGCCGGAGACCCCCTTGCCGGCGCCGTACGTCATCTCCGCGACCCCGGCCGCGTCGGCGTCGTTCAGGACGGTCACCGCGAGGCCGTCGAGCCGCTCCGACAGCAGGGCCGCCGTGTCGACCCCGATCCAGGCCTTGTCCATGTTGGCGGCCGTACGGGTGACCCCGCCGGTGACGACGCCCGGGAAGGTGACGCCCACCGGCCCCTTCCAGTCGAAGTGGCGGACCACGTCGACGACACGGTCGGCCACCCCCTCGGGGGTGGCCGGCTGTGGTGTCAGTTCCTTGTGGCGCTCTTGCGCCAACTCGCCGCGCTCCAGGTCCACGGGAGCGCCCTTGATACCGGATCCGCCGATGTCCACGCCGAAGATCTGCATGGGACCACCGTAGAGAAAACGGCGGCGAAGGGCCTACTTCTCGGTCGCGCCGGTCGTACCCGTCGCCCCGGCCCCGGCGGCGCCCGCGTCGGCGGTGCCCGTCCCGGCGACGAGTCCCGCCGCCTCGGCGCGCAGGTCGCGGCGGAGTTCCTTGGGCAGCGAGAAGACGATCGACTCCTCGGCCGTCTTGACGATCTCCACGTCCGCGTAGCCGCGCTGCGTCAGCCACTCCAGCACTTCCTCGACCAGGACCTCCGGCACCGAGGCGCCCGAGGTCAGGCCGACGGTGGTGACGCCCTCCAGCCAGGCCTCGTCGATCTCGCTCGCGAAGTCGACCAGGTGGGCGGCGCGCGCGCCGGCGTCCAGGGCCACCTCGACGAGGCGGATCGAGTTCGAGGAGTTCTTGGAGCCGACGACGATGACCAGGTCGGAGTCGGCGCCCATCACCTTGACCGCGGCCTGGCGGTTCGAGGTGGCGTAGCAGATGTCGTCGCTCGGCGGCGAGACCAGCAGCGGGAACTTGGTCTTCAGGGCGTCGACCGTCTCCATGGTCTCGTCGACGGAGAGGGTGGTCTGGGAGAGCCAGACGACCTTCGACTCGTCGCGGACCCGCACGTTGGCGACGTCGTCCGGGCCGTCCACGATGGTGATGTGGTCGGGGGCCTCGCCGGAGGTGCCGATGACCTCCTCGTGGCCCTCGTGGCCGATGAGGAGGATGTCGAAGTCGTCGTTGGCGTAGCGGATGGCTTCCTTGTGGACCTTGGTGACCAGCGGGCAGGTCGCGTCGATCGTCGCGAGCCGGCCGCGCGCCGCCTCCTCGTGGACCACGGGTGCCACGCCGTGCGCGGAGAACATCACGATGGAGCCCTCGGGGACCTCTTCCGTCCGCTCGACGAAGATGGCGCCCTTCTTCTCCAGCGTCTGGACGACGTACTTGTTGTGGACGATCTCGTGGCGTACGTAGACCGGCGCACCGTACTGCTCAAGGGCTTTCTCGACGGCGATCACGGCTCGGTCGACGCCCGCGCAGTATCCGCGCGGGGCGGCGAGCAGGACGCGGCGGGAAGCGGGAGCAGAGGAGGGAGCAGTCATACGCTCCATCGTACGGGGGTCTCCAGCAGGCCGGTCGTCGCCCGTTCGGCACAAACTGGGTCGAACCTCTGTCCTGCTTCTCCCCCGGAGGAACGATGGCGTCCGTGACGGATTCCGGTTCGGCGTCCGAGGCTCCCGCGACGTTGCGGCGCAGCCTCGGCTTTCGCGATCTGGTGGTGTACGGGCTGCTGTTCATCGCCCCGATGGCCCCGGTCGGGATCTTCGGCACCCTCGACGCCAAGTCGCACGGCGCGGTGGCCCTCGTCTACCTCTGCGCGACGGTGGCGATGGCGTTCACGGCGTTCTCGTACGCGCAGATGGTCCGGGTGGCCCCGCAGGCCGGTTCGGTCTTCACGTACGCCCGCAAGGGGCTCGGCGAGGGGGCGGGGCTGATCGCCGGGTGGATGGCGATGCTCGACTACCTGCTGATCCCCGCGGTGGCGTACCTGTTCTCCGGCATCGCGATGAACGCCCTGGTGCCGGAGGTGTCCCGGTGGGTGTGGACGGCGCTGGCGGTGGTGGTGACCACCCTGCTGAACCTGTGGGGCGTACGGGCGGCCGCGCGGGTGGGCTTCGCGGTGCTGGCCCTGGAGATCGTGGTGCTGCTGGTGTTCCTGGTCGCGGCGGTGGTCGCGCTGGCGGAGGGCGGGGCGCGGCGCGGCTGGCTGTCGCCGTTGACGGGGGACGGTTCGCTGGGCTTCTCGACGGCGGCCGTGCTGGGGGCGGTGTCGGTGGCGGTGCTGTCGTACCTGGGCTTCGACGCGATCGCCTCCTTCGCGGAGGAGGTGACGGGCGGCAGTGCGAAGGTGGCGCGGGCGGTGCTGTTCTGTCTGGCGCTGACGGGGGTGCTGTTCGTCGCGCAGACCTACCTGGCGGCGCTGCTGAGCCCGATGACCGCGGCGGAGCTGGCGGCCGATCCGGGTGCGCAGGGGCCGGCGTTCTACAACACGGTGGAGTCGGCGGTCGGGTCCTGGTTGCACGACCTGGTGGCGGTGAGCAAGGCGATCGGGGCGGCCTTCGCGGCGCTGGCCGGGCAGGCGGCGGCGGGTCGGCTGCTGTTCGCCATGGCCCGGGAGCGGCGGCTCCCGCACGTCCTGTCGCGGACCTGGGGCGGGACCCCGCGGGCGGCGCTGCTGGTGGCGGCGACGGTGACGCTGGTCGCGGCGGTGTGGGCGGCCCGGCGCGACGACGGGTTGGACCATCTGGTGTCGGTGGTGGACATCGGGGCGCTGGTGGCGTTCACGCTGCTGCACGCGTCGGTGGTGGGCTGGTTCGTGGTGCAGCGGCGCGAGGGGCCGCCGAACTGGTTCAAGCACCTGGTGATCCCGGTGCTGGGTGCGGCCGTGACGGTCGCGGTGATCGTCGAGGCCTCCCGGGCGGCGCAGCTGGTGGGCGCCGTGTGGCTGTTGGTGGGGTTGGGGGTGTGGGTGGCCCAGCGGGGCCGACGCGCCGGGGATCGGGTCGCCGGGCCCGGGGACGGTGTCGGTTCTGGCGGTTAGCCTGCGTGCATGGGTCTGAATACGTCGGCTGACGCGCCGCTGCCGGTCGGTCGGGTGTCCCGACTCATCGGGGGCTGGATCGACAAGCTCGGTCAGGTGTGGGTGGAGGGGCAGATCACCCAGTTGTCCCGGCGGCCGGGGGCGGGGGTGGTCTTCCTGACGCTCCGCGACCCGTCGCACGACATCTCGCTCAGCGTGACCTGCTTCCGCCAGGTGTACGACGAGGTCGCGGACGCGGTGACGGAGGGCGCGCGGGTCGTCGTCCTGGCCAAGCCGGAGTGGTACGCGCCGCGCGGGCAGTTGTCGCTGCGGGCCACCGAGATACGGCCCGTCGGCATCGGGGAGTTGCTGGCCCGCCTGGAGAAGCTCAAGCGGTCGCTGGCCTCCGAGGGCCTGTTCGCGGCGGACCGCAAGAAGTCGTTGCCGTTCCTGCCGCAGCTGATCGGGCTGGTGGTGGGGCGGGCCTCGGCGGCCGAACGGGACGTGCTGGAGAACGCCCGGCGGCGCTGGCCCGCGGTCCGCTTCGAGGTGCGCAACGTGGCCGTGCAGGGCGTGCACGCGGTGCCCCAGGTGATCGAGGCGGTCAAGGAGCTCGACGCGCTGCCCGAGGTCGACGTGATCATCGTGGCGCGCGGCGGGGGCAGCGTGGAGGACCTGCTGCCCTTCTCCGACGAGGAGGTCGTGCGGACGGTCGCGGCGGCCCGTACCCCGGTGGTCTCGGCGATCGGACACGAGCCGGACTCCCCACTGCTGGACCTGGTCGCGGACCTGCGGGCGTCGACGCCCACGGACGCGGCGAAGAAGGTGGTCCCGGACGTCGGGGAGGAGCTGGAGCGCGTGAGCCAGCTCCAGGCGCGCGGGCTTCGCGCGGTGCGCGGGCTGCTCGATCGCGAGGAGCGGGGGCTCGCCCACGCCCTGGCCCGGCCGGTGTTCGTGCATCCGCAGCGGATGGTGGAGACCCGGGAGGCCGAGGTGGAGGCGCTGCTGGCGCGGAGCCGGCGGACGCTGGGGCACCTGTTGGACCGGGCGGATTCCGAGCTGGCGCACACCCGGGCCCGGGTGGTGGCACTGTCGCCGGCGGCGACCTTGGAGCGCGGGTACGCGGTGCTCCAGCGCGCCGACGGGCACGTGGTGCGTTCGCCGCGGGACGTCGCCCCGGACGAGGTACTGCGCGCGCGGGTGTCGGCGGGCGAGTTCCACGTACGGGTCGAGGCCGAACCGGCCCCGGACGGCGCGTCGGACGGGGAGTGCGACGGCCCGGCGGAGGGCGCGTCCGACGCCGGATGAGCCCCGGGGGCGGCGACACGTTCCGGCAACAAATTCGTTGTACTACACATATAAGGTGGCACGGGAATGGCTGAAACCGAGACGGCGCTGGGCTATGAGCAGGCCCGCGACGAGCTGATCGAGGTCGTCCGCAAGCTGGAGGCCGGCGGCACCTCCCTGGAGGACTCGCTGGCGCTCTGGGAGCGCGGCGAGGAGCTGGCGACGGTGTGCCGGCACTGGCTGGAGGGGGCCCGGGCCCGGCTGGACTCGGCCCTGGCGGCCCGGGACGGGGCGGACGGGGACGGGGACGCGGGAGACGGCCGCGGCGAGTGATCCGCGGCAGGGAGTGATCGCCGCGGGGAGTGATCCCGATCACCCTCGGATGGATTTAGTTGAACATTCACATACCTCGGGCCTACAGTGATGACATCGCGCCACACCTCCGTAAAGAAGAAGGCTTTTCGATGTCTCTCGTTCTCGACGCCGCCGCTCAGGACCTGCTGTTCCGCGAGGCCCGCACCGCCAACTCGTTCTCCGACGAGCCGGTGACCGAGGAGCAGGTCCAGGCGATCTACGACCTCGTGAAGTACGGCCCCACCGCGTTCAACCAGACCCCGCTGCGCATCACCCTCGTCCGCTCCCCCGAGGCCCGCGAGCGCCTCGTGAAGCACATGGCCGAGGGCAACCGGGCCAAGACCGCCGCCGCCCCGCTGGTCGCGATCCTGTCGGCGGACAACGAGTTCCACGAGGAGCTCCCGCAACTCTTCCCGCACTTCCCGCAGGCCAAGGACGCGTTCTTCTCCGAGCGCCCGGTCCGCGAGCAGTCCGCCCTGGTCAACGCCTCGCTGCAGGCCGGCTACTTCATCCTCGGCGTCCGCGCCGCCGGCCTGGCCGCCGGCCCGATGACCGGTCTGGACTTCGCCGGTGTCCAGAAGGAGTTCCTGGACGCCGACCACACCCCGCTGATGGTCGTCAACATCGGCAAGCCGGGCGAGCCCGCCGCCTTCGGTCGCTCCCCGCGCCTGGAGTTCGACCAGGTCATCACCACCGTCTGAGTCGCGACCCGGTCGCCGCGCCATGCGCGCGCCGAGCCGTCACACGACGAGAGGCCGCCCACCCCGGATCCGGGGTGGGCGGCCTCTCGTCGTGCGTCACGAGCGCGCGGGTCACGAGCGCGCGGGTCACGATGCGTACGTCACGACCCGGATCGGACCCGAGCACGTACGTCACGAACCGGACCCGAGCACGACCGCGCGGGTCACGACCCGGATCGGCCCGAGCTCAGCTCCCCTGCTTGAACTCCAGCGCCGACACCATCGCGCCCAGCCCGTCGAACGAGGCCGTCCCCGTCACGACGGTGACGTACCCCTGCTCCTGGCGGACGAGGGCGTCGTACTTCTCGCCGTCCCACAGTTCCCAGGACCGGTCGCCGATCTGCCGGGTCTCGCCCGTGGCCTTCGCCTGCTGGGTCAGTTTGGCGAGGCGCTTGGCGGAGGCGTCGGTGCTCTGCTCGATGGCCACGTACTGCTTCTGCGGGTCCAGGAAGCCCAGGTGCCAGGCGTTGCCGTCCATCCGGTCGAAGGTGACCGAGGTCGCGCGCCACTTCTCGGGGAGCCCCGCGGGCGCGGCGACCGGGTACGGCGCCGCGCGGCGGGCCGTGGCCGTCTCCACGCGGTAGTCGACCACCCGCGTCGGGTCGGCCTTCTCGTCGTGCGGGATGAACATGTATATCCCCGCGACGACGACACCGATCACCGCCAGCGATCGGACCATGTCCCAAACCGTCTGCTTGCCCTTCATACCTGCCACGGCTCCATGGTCCCCCATCGCCCGGGGCGATCACCCCCGGGGTGGGCGTCGTGACACCCGCTCGGCGGCCCCGTCGCCGCAAGGCGTCCGCTCAGGCCAAACGGCTGACCGATATTCCGCTCATTCGTGACCCGCTCTGCTCAATATGTCGACGTACCGATAGAGTTCCAGCACCCTCACATCCCGGCCGTCGTCGTACAGAAAGGTGCGCTCCGATGACCGAGCACAACCTGCCGCCCCAGCTCGAAGTCTCTCCCGAAGCCCCCGACCGCAACCTCGCCCTGGAGCTCGTCCGGGTGACCGAGGCCGCAGCCATGGCCGCAGGCCGGTGGGTCGGCCGCGGTGACAAGCTCGGCGCGGACGGCGCCGCGGTCAACGCGATGCGGACCCTGATCTCCACCGTGTCGATGAACGGCGTCGTCGTCATCGGCGAGGGGGAGAAGGACGAAGCCCCCATGCTCTTCAACGGCGAGCGGGTCGGCGACGGCACCGGCGCCGAGGTCGACATCGCCGTCGACCCGATCGACGGCACCACCCTGAACGCCAAGGGCATGCCGAACGCCATCGCCGTCCTGGCCGCCGCCGACCGCGGCACCATGTTCGACCCGTCGGCCGTCTTCTACATGGAGAAGCTGGTCACGGGCCCGGAGGCCGCCGACTTCGTCGACATCAACGCCCCCGCCTCGGTGAACATCCGTCGTGTCGCCAAGGCCAAGCAGATGGCCGTCGAGGACGTCACCGTGGTCATCCTCGACCGCCCCCGACACGAGGGCATCGTCAAGGAGATCCGCGAGACCGGCGCGCGGATCAAGTTCATCTCGGACGGCGACGTCGCGGGCTCGGTCATGGCGGTGCGCGAGGGCACCGGCGTGGACCTGCTCCTCGGCATCGGCGGCACTCCCGAGGGCATCATCTCGGCGTGCGCCATCAAGTGCCTCGGCGGCACCATCCAGGGCAAGCTGTGGCCCAAGGACGAGGCGGAGCGCCAGAAGGCCATCGACGCGGGCCACGACCTGGACCGGGTCCTGCACACGAACGACCTGGTGTCCGGCGACAACGTCTTCTTCGTCGCCACCGGCATCACGGACGGCGAGCTGCTGCGCGGCGTCCACTACCGCTCGGAGACCGCGACCACGTCCTCGCTGGTCATGCGCTCCAAGTCGGGGACGATCCGCCAGATCGACTCCACCCACCGGCTGTCGAAGCTGCGCGCGTACAGCGCGATCGACTTCGACCGCGCCCAGTAGGAGCGGTCGGGCCGGCGCGATGCACGGCGAGAGGGGCGGTCCCGTGTGCGGCGGGCCCGCCCCTCTCGCGTACGTGCCGGTTCGCCCCGTACGAGCTCTCGCGCTCCCGGGGGCTCAGCCCGCGGCGGCGATCGTGCCGGTGCCGGTGCCGGGGCGCAGTTCGGCGGCCCGGCGGCGCCGGCGGGCCAGCACGACGCGCCGCTCGGCGGCGGTGAGTCCGCCCCAGACCCCGTAGGGCTCGGGCTGGAGCAGAGCGTGCTCCCGACAGGCGACCATCACGGGGCAGCGCGCGCAGACCCGCTTGGCGGCCTCCTCGCGGGCCAGACGGGCCGCGGTGGGCTCCTTGGAGGGCGCGAAGAACAGGCCCGCCTCGTCCCTGCGGCACACCGCCTCCGCGTGCCAGGGGCCGTCCTCTTCCCTCGCCGGCACCCGCGGCCTCGGCACGGCGGTCGGACGCGCCTGAAGACTCTTGACGGCGGCTACCTGCAGGGACTGATGCGGCGGATGCGGCACGGTCTACTCCTGACGACGTATACGCGAGCGAGAGACGATGCACCTGTCCCTACCCGTTGTACGCGCCCCTATGCACTGCGTGCCGCGCGTCGGCCGCTCCGGTGAAGTTCGACCGAAACGCGCCCCCCGCGCCAGGCGCACTCCGGGTCGAAGTCCGTTCGCGGTCCGGTCGCAGGGCGTTCGCGGTCGGCCCGGAGCGGCGCCCCCGTCAGCGGTCCAGGCGCTTGCGGAGCCGGTCCGCGAGGTCGACGAGACGGGCGCCGAGCTTGGGCCGGGCCTCGATGTTGGCCAGCAGCGCGAAGCCCCGGACGATCACCACCGGGGCCTGGGGGTCGGTCTCCCCCCGACTGCGGCCGTGCACCTCGAAGTTGCCGAGGACCCCGCTGCCGTAGCCACGCAGCGTGACGTTCTCCGGCACCAGGATCTCGACGTTGCCGAGCACGGCGGTGACGTTGATCTCGGTGACCTGCTGCTCGAAGACGGCCTCGGTGAGGTCGATGGTGATGTCCCCGAAGACCGACACGGCGCGGGTGTGCGCGCCCGGGCGCCAACGGCCCCGGCGGGAGGAGCTGCTGAACACGGCGACGACCGTCTCGACCGGCCCGGACGCCGGCGCGGCGGCGGGGGCGGCGCTCGCGGGGGCGGTGCCGGCGGCCGCGGGAAGGTCCCTCACGAGCACGTCCAGTTCCCCGACCGTCTTGACGGCGTAGAGGGTGTCCAGGCGGTCGGAGTGCTCCTCGGCGGTCAGTCGGCCCTCGGCCACGGCATCGGCGAGGATCTGCGCGATCCGGTCCCGGTCGGCGTCGGAGGCGCGCAGCTCGGCGGCCGGGGCGGCAGCGGATGCGGCGGGGGCGGCGGTGTGCTTTTCCAGGTCCACGCGGACCAGCATAGCGAGACACGATAGATCGCGATACTCCCCGTCACCCGTCCAGTGAGCCTTACCTCACAAGCACGTCCCGGGACGGAGGTCCTACGCTGGTGAGCCGCGCTGCCAATTGGTCGCCAGCGCCGTCTGCCGAGTGAGGAATGACTGCCGTCATGCCAGAGTTTGCGTACACCGACCTGTTGCCCCTGGGCGAGGACACCACCCCCTACCGGCTGGTGACCGCGGAGGGCGTCTCGACCTTCGAGGCCGACGGCCGTACGTTCCTCAAGGTCGAGCCGGAGGCGCTGCGCAAGCTCGCCGAAGAGGCGATCCACGACATCCAGCACTTCCTGCGTCCCGCGCACCTCGCGCAGCTGCGTCGGATCATCGACGACCCCGAGGCCTCCGCGAACGACAAGTTCGTGGCGCTGGACCTGCTGAAGAACGCGAACATCGCGGCGGCCGGCGTCCTGCCGATGTGCCAGGACACGGGCACGGCCATCGTCATGGGCAAGCGCGGTCAGAACGTGCTCACCGAGGGCGGTGACGAGGCGGCCCTGTCGCGCGGCATCTACGACGCGTACACCCGCCTGAACCTGCGCTACTCGCAGATGGCCCCCCTCACCATGTGGGAGGAGAAGAACACCGGCTCGAACCTGCCCGCGCAGATCGAGCTGTACGCGACGGACGGCGGCGCGTACAAGTTCCTCTTCATGGCCAAGGGCGGCGGCTCGGCCAACAAGTCCTTCCTCTACCAGGAGACCAAGGCGGTCCTGAACGAGGCCTCCATGATGAAGTTCCTGGAGGAGAAGATCCGTTCGCTGGGCACGGCGGCCTGCCCGCCGTACCACCTGGCGATCGTGGTCGGCGGCACGTCGGCGGAGCACGCGCTCAAGACGGCGAAGTACGCCTCCGCGCACTACCTGGACGAGCTGCCCCGCGAGGGTTCCCCGCTGGGCCACGGCTTCCGCGACGAGGCCCTGGAGCAGCAGGTCTTCGAGCTGACCCAGAGGATCGGCATCGGCGCGCAGTTCGGCGGCAAGTACTTCTGCCACGACGTGCGCGTGGTGCGCCTCCCGCGCCACGGCGCTTCCCTGCCCGTCGCGATCGCCGTGTCCTGCTCGGCGGACCGTCAGGCCACCGCGAAGATCACCGCCGAGGGGGTCTTCCTGGAGCAGCTGGAGACCGACCCGGCGCGGTTCCTGCCCGAGACCACGGACGAGCACCTCGACGACGCGGCGGACGTGGTGTCGATCGACCTGAACCGGCCGATGGACGAGATCCTGGCGACGCTGACCAGGCACCCGGTCAAGACCCGCCTGTCCCTGAGCGGACCGCTGGTCGTGGCGCGCGACATCGCGCACGCCAAGATCAAGGAGCTGCTGGACACGGGTGCGGAGATGCCGCAGTACCTGAAGGACCACCCGGTCTACTACGCGGGCCCCGCGAAGACCCCCGAGGGCTACGCCTCCGGCTCCTTCGGCCCGACCACGGCCGGCCGCATGGACTCCTACGTCGAGCAGTTCCAGGCGGCCGGCGGCTCCAAGGTCATGCTGGCCAAGGGCAACCGTTCGCAGCAGGTGACGGACGCCTGCGGCACGCACGGCGGGTTCTACCTGGGTTCGATCGGCGGCCCGGCGGCGCGGCTGGCCCAGGACTGCATCAAGAAGGTCGAGGTCCTGGAGTACGAGGAGCTCGGCATGGAGGCGGTCTGGCGGATCGAGGTCGAGGACTTCCCGGCGTTCATCGTGGTGGACGACAAGGGCAACGACTTCTTCCAGAACCCGGCCCCGGAGCCGACGTTCACCCACATCCCGGTCCGCGGCCCGGGTCTGTGACGCGCCGCTCCTGAAAGGCCGGCCGACGCACACCGGCTCCTGACGCGCACCGGTTCGTGACGCGCACCGGTTCGTGACGCACCACCCGGGCCCCTCCGCCGACCGGCGGAGGGGCCCGGGTGCCCCGACAACGCCGCCAGGGGCGGTGCCGGGCGCCGCGGCCCCGGCAAGATCCGAAAGAGATGACCTAAGTGCTGTGACCGGAAAGGTTCACAGCACTGGCGGGCGGGCGCCTGGGCGGGAACCCGGGATGCGGGGAGATCGGGGGCATCGGCCGGGGCGGCCGCACGCAGCGCCGCCTCGACCCGGCGGTTGCCGGTCATGGTCGCGGTGACGGCGGTCATGGCGAGGAGCAGGCCGGCGGCGGCGTAGAGCGGGGTGCGCACGTCGTAGGTGGTGGCCAGCCGGCCGCCGAGGAAGGCGCCGAACGGGGCGGCGCACATGGAGAGCATGCGGGAGGTGGAGGCCACCCGGCCCATCAGGTGGGCGGGGACGATCGCCTGTCGCAGGGAGGGGGCGAGCACCATCGTGGCGCCCATGCCCGCTCCGCAGACGGCGAGCGCGAGCCCGGCGACGTATGGGTTCGGGGCGACGGCAAGGCCCAGGATGGCGAGCCCCTCGGCCGCGGCCGTGCAGGTCAGCGCAGTGCCGGTGCCGAGTCGTCGAGCGAGGAAGGAGGCGGTGCCCGCGCCGAGCAGACCGCCGGTGGCCTCCGCCGTGAGGAGCAGGCCGAAGCCGAAGGTGTCGATGCCGAGACGATCGTGCGCGAAGAGGGCGAGAACGGTCTCCACCGCGAGGAAGGCGAGGTTCCCGACCGCCGGACGCAGCGCGAGCCCGAGCAGCAGCCGGTCCCGGAACACGTACGAGGCGCCGGCCCGTGCCTGCCGCAGCAGCGATTCACGGGCCTGCGGTACGGGCCGGGGTGCGGCGGGCAGCGACCGTACGAGCAGTGCGGAGAGCGCGAACGACACCGCGTCGGCGAGCAGTGGAACCGCCCGCCCGAGCGCGAGCAGCGCACTGCCCGCGGGCGGCCCCGCGAAGCCGGACGCGGCGGTCTGGGCGCCGCGCAGGCGGGAGTTGGCGCGCTCCAGGTGCGCGGGGTCGCGGCCGAGCAGATCCGGCAGATAGGCCGTGGCGGCCGTGTCGAAGAAGAGCCCGCCGAGGCCGAGGAGGAAGGCGACGGCCGCGAGCAGCGGGATGCTCAGCAGGTCGAGCGCGGCCGCTCCCGCCGGTATCGCGAGCAGCGCCGCACGCGCGGCGTCCGTGACCCACATGGTGCGCCGGCGGTCCCAGCGGTCCACCAGAGCGCCGCCCAGCACCCCGAAGAGCAGCCACACCGTCTGTGCGGTCCACAGCCGTCCGAACCCGGCCGGCAACTATTTCCGTTTCGGGGTTCCGGGCGGGGTGGGGAGCACGTGCGCGGACCCGGCCCGCTTCGCCGCGGTCGTGCGGGGGCGACTTCGACGTCACTCCCCCGCCGCTGCCGCCGATCGAGCCCCGAGCCGGCGCGTCCGGTTAACGTCGGGGTGACAGGGACGCACCGCTCCGTTCACCCCGGTTCGCAAGGATCTCCGCATGACCGCGACGCCTCCGCTTCCGCCCCGCGCCATCCGCGTGATCGCCCACCGCGGGGCCTCCCACGAGCACCCCGAGCACACCCTGGCCGCCTACCGGCAGGCCGTGGAGGACGGGGCGGACGCGCTGGAGTGCGATGTCCGGCTCACCGCCGACCACCGGCTGGTCTGTGTGCACGACCGGCGTGTGGAGCGGACCTCCGACGGGCGCGGGGTGGTCTCCGCGATGACGTACGAGGAGTTGGTGGCGCTCGACTTCGGGGCGTGGAAGGGAGCCGGGCACGCCGGCGCCCGGGTGCTGCTCTTCGAGGACCTGCTCCGGGAGGCCCTGGCCGCGCCGCGGCCGGTCGGGCTCGCCGTCGAGACGAAGCACCCGTCGCGCGCGGGCGGCCGGCTGGAGGTCGAGCTGGTGCGGATGCTCCGGGAGTACGGGCTGGCCGACGGGTCCGCGGGCCGCGTCGAGGTGATGAGCTTCTCCCGCACCGCGCTGACCCGGCTGCACCGGCTGGCTCCGGGGCTGCCCTCCGTGTACCTGATGGAGCGCCGGCTGCGGCCGGTGCGCCCGCCGTACGCCACGCACGCGGGCCCGGGCATCGAGCTCGTCCGCCGGTCCCCGGGGCTGGTGGGGCGGTTGAAGGCCAAGGGGCTGTCGGTGCGGGTGTGGACCGTGGACGAGCCGG of the Streptomyces sp. NBC_01426 genome contains:
- the ppgK gene encoding polyphosphate--glucose phosphotransferase: MQIFGVDIGGSGIKGAPVDLERGELAQERHKELTPQPATPEGVADRVVDVVRHFDWKGPVGVTFPGVVTGGVTRTAANMDKAWIGVDTAALLSERLDGLAVTVLNDADAAGVAEMTYGAGKGVSGTVILLTLGTGIGSALFTDGRLVPNTELGHLELHGHDAEKRASVKAKEDHDLTWERWAHRLQKYLEHVEMLFSPELFILGGGVSRKPEKFLPLIEGIRAEIVPAKLQNNAGIVGAAMAARGAST
- a CDS encoding exodeoxyribonuclease VII small subunit, with the protein product MAETETALGYEQARDELIEVVRKLEAGGTSLEDSLALWERGEELATVCRHWLEGARARLDSALAARDGADGDGDAGDGRGE
- a CDS encoding APC family permease; its protein translation is MASVTDSGSASEAPATLRRSLGFRDLVVYGLLFIAPMAPVGIFGTLDAKSHGAVALVYLCATVAMAFTAFSYAQMVRVAPQAGSVFTYARKGLGEGAGLIAGWMAMLDYLLIPAVAYLFSGIAMNALVPEVSRWVWTALAVVVTTLLNLWGVRAAARVGFAVLALEIVVLLVFLVAAVVALAEGGARRGWLSPLTGDGSLGFSTAAVLGAVSVAVLSYLGFDAIASFAEEVTGGSAKVARAVLFCLALTGVLFVAQTYLAALLSPMTAAELAADPGAQGPAFYNTVESAVGSWLHDLVAVSKAIGAAFAALAGQAAAGRLLFAMARERRLPHVLSRTWGGTPRAALLVAATVTLVAAVWAARRDDGLDHLVSVVDIGALVAFTLLHASVVGWFVVQRREGPPNWFKHLVIPVLGAAVTVAVIVEASRAAQLVGAVWLLVGLGVWVAQRGRRAGDRVAGPGDGVGSGG
- a CDS encoding 4-hydroxy-3-methylbut-2-enyl diphosphate reductase; protein product: MERMTAPSSAPASRRVLLAAPRGYCAGVDRAVIAVEKALEQYGAPVYVRHEIVHNKYVVQTLEKKGAIFVERTEEVPEGSIVMFSAHGVAPVVHEEAARGRLATIDATCPLVTKVHKEAIRYANDDFDILLIGHEGHEEVIGTSGEAPDHITIVDGPDDVANVRVRDESKVVWLSQTTLSVDETMETVDALKTKFPLLVSPPSDDICYATSNRQAAVKVMGADSDLVIVVGSKNSSNSIRLVEVALDAGARAAHLVDFASEIDEAWLEGVTTVGLTSGASVPEVLVEEVLEWLTQRGYADVEIVKTAEESIVFSLPKELRRDLRAEAAGLVAGTGTADAGAAGAGATGTTGATEK
- a CDS encoding malonic semialdehyde reductase, which produces MSLVLDAAAQDLLFREARTANSFSDEPVTEEQVQAIYDLVKYGPTAFNQTPLRITLVRSPEARERLVKHMAEGNRAKTAAAPLVAILSADNEFHEELPQLFPHFPQAKDAFFSERPVREQSALVNASLQAGYFILGVRAAGLAAGPMTGLDFAGVQKEFLDADHTPLMVVNIGKPGEPAAFGRSPRLEFDQVITTV
- a CDS encoding DUF6542 domain-containing protein, translating into MAVVAGIVWLLFDASLFAYGLLFLPVAATTALWVRPADLITAPISAPIAFAVGVWPVSGGSGGIGGQLMGIVSALSLHAGWLYAGTVLAALIALVRKAVLIGKRRMPRRVV
- the xseA gene encoding exodeoxyribonuclease VII large subunit, which encodes MGLNTSADAPLPVGRVSRLIGGWIDKLGQVWVEGQITQLSRRPGAGVVFLTLRDPSHDISLSVTCFRQVYDEVADAVTEGARVVVLAKPEWYAPRGQLSLRATEIRPVGIGELLARLEKLKRSLASEGLFAADRKKSLPFLPQLIGLVVGRASAAERDVLENARRRWPAVRFEVRNVAVQGVHAVPQVIEAVKELDALPEVDVIIVARGGGSVEDLLPFSDEEVVRTVAAARTPVVSAIGHEPDSPLLDLVADLRASTPTDAAKKVVPDVGEELERVSQLQARGLRAVRGLLDREERGLAHALARPVFVHPQRMVETREAEVEALLARSRRTLGHLLDRADSELAHTRARVVALSPAATLERGYAVLQRADGHVVRSPRDVAPDEVLRARVSAGEFHVRVEAEPAPDGASDGECDGPAEGASDAG